DNA from Sulfitobacter albidus:
ACGATCTTTCTGATCAACGGCGTGAAATTGCAGGGCGTGATCACATGGTTTGACAACTTCTGCGTCCTGCTGCGCCGCGACGGGCAGAGCCAGCTTGTCTACAAGCACGCGATTTCGACCATCATGCCCAGCCAGCCGATCAGCCTTTACGAGGGTGAAGAGGCTTCTTGAGCAAGCCTGACTTTCAGATCGACGAGAC
Protein-coding regions in this window:
- the hfq gene encoding RNA chaperone Hfq, giving the protein MASDRQNLQDAFLNHVRKTKVPVTIFLINGVKLQGVITWFDNFCVLLRRDGQSQLVYKHAISTIMPSQPISLYEGEEAS